In a genomic window of Gossypium arboreum isolate Shixiya-1 chromosome 7, ASM2569848v2, whole genome shotgun sequence:
- the LOC108468621 gene encoding uncharacterized protein LOC108468621: protein MGLRVAIERKIKSLEVYGDSALIIYQLRGECETRDSKLINYRRLVLGLVEEFDDITFNYLQRDENQMADALATLASMIKDILRYVRNREYPDQATENDKRTLRRLAYDYILDGEILYKRRKDQVLLRCVDAVESKKILEEVHEGVCGTHANGFTMADKL from the exons atggggCTCAGAGTAGCTATAGAGCGCAAGATCAAATCattggaagtatatggagattctgcattGATAATTTACCAACTTCGAGGTGAATGCGAGACAAGAGATTCCAAACTAATCAATTACAGAAGGCTAGTGTTGGGGTTAGTggaagagtttgatgatattacttTCAATTATCTCCAGCGcgatgaaaaccagatggcagatgctttggcTACTTTGGCTTCCATGATCAAA gatatattgcgatatgtgagaaaCCGTGAATATCCAGATCAAGCCacggagaatgacaaaagaacgttgAGAAGGCTTGCCTACGATTATATTTTAGATGGAgagatcctgtacaaaagaaggaaggatcaggtacttttgagatgtgtagATGCCGTGGAGTCCAAGAAAATATTGGAAGAAGTGCACGAAGGTGTTTGTGGAACACATGCTAATGGGTTCACAATGGCCgacaaattatga